The following proteins are encoded in a genomic region of Sorangiineae bacterium MSr12523:
- a CDS encoding DUF853 family protein has product MSDSSLSLADVVTATRCPRQLVLAQQGHRVVPHSADTFGQAAHDTLQVIAANASKNKEVAALLEKGSPEPRAVEYALFRLGLGEAYAQAKKAASRVDGDDLARFSEAVHDIAHRLTPLVVEAGGNAAFAESENTVRIPLDGTTIEGGVDLLCRSGGQTWIWDLKTYTGTEQAKLEQMRLYGMAYAAQGGPARISLVHVVDERIQVDSVAPPQKDDKEKLQALARNMRIWLDGEPPPAARDQDTCRDCPAREACWRTWGRTLTDEVDEVRPITRPPPALDPEIDSKEPIPKDMEHDPLWIGMVPNKDPARLEPHELVRHVAVFGASGSGKTYLAKSIVEEAVLAGIPVLAFDVQGDILTLAKPLDDATIEPTLRARRDRYVERAEFRLLTPMSDAGLRISLNPLRFPSRDMPLEESTVYSEAVTENLLGHVRLPGGWRDNAAAYLAERIRHAMKKVDSLAIEDLINGIAEDEELDNPLLDDRQRARLVQALRLLTMGSRDLLFKLGRPFDLDALLKPSVPGKTPLNVLWLNGLGDQQNKESFVAMVLADVYGWMLRQRGGATPRVLLYFDEIGPYMPPHGEPPSKKLLKRIFKEGRKYGVCGLFCTQNFTDVDYKVVSQANTVAIGRLNAAQEKRKAIDTLGSPPNFNVSGAVDKLMNSATGRFIVRRLDQPPHWLQGRRLMTLHGPTWGEDEIRAHNTGNLE; this is encoded by the coding sequence ATGAGTGATAGTTCCCTTTCCCTCGCCGACGTCGTGACCGCAACGCGCTGCCCGCGCCAGCTCGTACTCGCGCAACAAGGGCATCGCGTGGTTCCCCATAGTGCCGACACCTTCGGGCAAGCCGCGCACGATACGCTGCAGGTCATTGCCGCCAATGCCAGCAAGAACAAGGAGGTGGCCGCTCTACTCGAGAAAGGGTCGCCGGAGCCGCGTGCGGTCGAATATGCGCTATTTCGATTGGGTTTGGGCGAGGCGTACGCCCAGGCCAAGAAAGCCGCCAGCCGGGTCGATGGTGACGATCTTGCGCGATTCTCCGAGGCCGTGCATGACATCGCGCACCGGCTCACGCCGCTGGTCGTCGAAGCAGGGGGCAATGCGGCCTTCGCCGAGTCCGAAAACACGGTGAGAATTCCGCTCGACGGCACCACGATTGAAGGTGGGGTCGATTTGTTGTGCCGCTCGGGCGGACAGACCTGGATCTGGGATCTCAAGACGTATACGGGAACCGAGCAGGCCAAGCTCGAGCAGATGCGGCTCTATGGAATGGCGTATGCGGCCCAAGGTGGACCCGCCCGGATCTCGCTCGTCCACGTGGTGGACGAGCGGATTCAGGTCGATTCCGTGGCTCCTCCGCAGAAGGACGACAAGGAGAAGCTGCAAGCGCTGGCGCGGAATATGCGCATATGGCTCGATGGCGAACCACCGCCGGCTGCGCGCGATCAGGATACGTGCCGAGACTGCCCAGCGCGTGAGGCGTGCTGGCGCACGTGGGGGCGAACGCTCACCGACGAAGTGGACGAGGTGCGGCCGATAACGCGACCGCCGCCGGCGCTGGATCCTGAGATCGATTCGAAGGAGCCGATTCCCAAAGACATGGAGCATGATCCGTTGTGGATCGGAATGGTTCCCAACAAAGACCCGGCACGGCTCGAACCGCACGAGCTCGTGCGCCATGTGGCCGTCTTCGGTGCGTCCGGATCGGGGAAGACGTACCTGGCGAAGTCGATCGTCGAGGAAGCCGTGCTCGCGGGCATCCCGGTGCTTGCCTTCGATGTGCAAGGCGACATTTTGACGCTGGCCAAGCCGCTCGACGATGCGACCATCGAGCCAACCTTGCGGGCGCGCCGGGATAGGTATGTGGAGCGCGCGGAGTTTCGCCTTCTGACGCCGATGAGCGATGCAGGATTGCGCATTTCGCTCAATCCGCTGCGGTTCCCGTCGCGGGATATGCCTCTCGAAGAGAGCACGGTCTACTCCGAGGCGGTAACGGAGAATCTGCTCGGCCACGTACGATTGCCCGGCGGATGGCGCGACAACGCCGCCGCTTACCTCGCGGAGCGGATTCGCCACGCCATGAAGAAAGTGGATTCGCTGGCTATCGAGGACCTCATCAACGGAATTGCAGAGGACGAGGAACTCGACAATCCGCTCCTCGATGATAGGCAGCGAGCCAGGCTCGTTCAGGCGCTGCGCCTGCTCACCATGGGCTCGCGGGACCTGCTTTTCAAACTAGGGAGACCGTTCGACCTGGATGCCCTGCTCAAACCGAGCGTGCCAGGCAAGACGCCGCTCAATGTCCTTTGGCTCAACGGTCTAGGCGATCAGCAGAACAAAGAGAGCTTCGTCGCGATGGTCCTGGCCGACGTTTACGGCTGGATGTTGCGCCAGCGCGGCGGAGCGACGCCGCGCGTTCTCCTCTATTTCGACGAGATCGGGCCCTACATGCCTCCGCATGGGGAACCTCCTTCGAAGAAGCTTTTGAAGCGCATCTTCAAGGAAGGACGAAAATACGGGGTGTGCGGGCTGTTCTGCACACAGAACTTCACCGACGTCGATTACAAGGTCGTTTCCCAAGCCAACACGGTGGCCATCGGTCGCCTAAATGCCGCACAGGAGAAGCGAAAGGCCATCGATACACTGGGCTCACCACCGAATTTCAACGTCAGCGGCGCGGTGGACAAGCTCATGAACTCGGCGACAGGCCGGTTCATCGTCCGTCGCTTGGACCAGCCTCCCCACTGGCTCCAAGGCCGAAGGCTCATGACACTGCACGGTCCCACCTGGGGCGAAGACGAAATCCGCGCTCACAACACGGGTAACCTCGAATGA
- a CDS encoding DUF885 domain-containing protein: protein MPHADELHALMQREWQYQLERSPVYTSLMMGDRRWNDRWDDRSLAGMEADHRHNVEVLEQLGRIERGADPLNYDLLRRDYETWRDEYACRLHLLPTSHLGWLPEYPRQFPAVATASQLAPELRFETSSDYEEWILRLERFRGYVDQIVDGMREGVREGVVHPRAVVDRIPPQIEKQLVTEARESDFYLPFTRFPVGVREGDRSRLAAAAERSIANGVLPALHHFLEFVVREYIPAAPEAVGFWQYPRGEETYAFLARKYTTTTLTPNEIHELGLSEVERLRTEMESVKAKAGFSGSLPAFFDFLRNDARFYFKTGDELVAHYRNLAKRIDPLLVKLFKTLQRQPYGVEPTPEAMAPNATTGFYVHGASDGSRPGVFLVNPYKLETRPRWQMVPLTLHEAVPGHHLQVSLAAELEGIPDFRRYGRQVAYSEGWALYCETLGDELGLYDDPYDKFGQLSFDMWRAIRLVVDTGLHTKQWSRRRAIDYSLENSPQAEYEVANEVDRYIAQPGQALAYKVGQLKIRELRRRAERTLGDRFDVREFHDAVLLGGPMPLDILERRIVAWIQEAGHD, encoded by the coding sequence ATGCCGCATGCGGACGAGTTGCACGCGCTGATGCAACGTGAATGGCAGTACCAGCTCGAGCGGAGTCCCGTTTACACCTCGCTGATGATGGGCGATCGGCGATGGAACGATCGCTGGGACGACCGAAGCCTCGCGGGCATGGAGGCGGATCATCGGCACAACGTGGAGGTGCTTGAGCAGCTAGGAAGGATCGAGCGGGGCGCGGATCCATTGAACTACGATTTGTTGCGCCGCGACTACGAAACGTGGCGCGACGAGTATGCGTGCAGATTGCACCTGTTGCCCACGAGCCATCTGGGGTGGCTGCCCGAGTACCCACGGCAGTTCCCCGCGGTGGCCACGGCGTCACAATTGGCGCCCGAGCTGCGCTTCGAGACATCGAGCGATTACGAAGAATGGATACTTCGGCTCGAGCGGTTCCGCGGATACGTGGACCAGATTGTAGATGGCATGCGCGAAGGCGTGCGCGAGGGGGTCGTCCACCCTCGCGCCGTGGTGGACCGTATTCCGCCGCAAATCGAGAAGCAGTTGGTGACCGAGGCTCGCGAGAGCGACTTCTATTTGCCATTCACGCGGTTTCCGGTCGGGGTGCGCGAGGGGGACCGATCGCGACTGGCGGCGGCGGCGGAGCGGTCGATTGCGAACGGGGTGCTTCCGGCGTTGCACCACTTTTTGGAGTTCGTCGTGCGGGAGTACATTCCCGCCGCGCCCGAGGCCGTGGGCTTCTGGCAATATCCGCGCGGCGAGGAGACGTATGCCTTTCTCGCGCGAAAATACACGACGACGACGTTGACGCCGAACGAGATTCACGAATTGGGTCTGTCCGAGGTCGAGCGACTGCGGACGGAGATGGAATCGGTCAAGGCGAAAGCCGGTTTCTCGGGATCGCTGCCGGCGTTCTTCGATTTTCTCCGGAACGATGCGCGGTTCTATTTCAAAACGGGCGACGAGCTCGTGGCCCATTACCGCAATCTGGCCAAGCGCATCGATCCATTGTTGGTCAAGCTATTCAAGACGCTCCAGCGGCAGCCCTACGGGGTCGAGCCCACCCCCGAAGCAATGGCCCCAAACGCCACGACGGGCTTCTACGTCCACGGTGCCTCCGACGGCTCGCGCCCTGGTGTCTTTTTGGTCAATCCCTACAAGCTGGAAACGCGGCCGCGCTGGCAAATGGTGCCGCTTACATTGCATGAAGCGGTTCCAGGACATCATTTGCAGGTGAGCCTGGCCGCGGAGCTGGAGGGTATTCCCGATTTCCGCCGCTACGGCCGCCAAGTAGCCTACAGCGAGGGCTGGGCGCTCTATTGCGAAACATTGGGCGACGAGCTCGGATTGTACGACGATCCATACGACAAGTTCGGGCAACTCTCATTCGACATGTGGCGCGCCATCCGCCTCGTCGTCGACACCGGGTTGCACACCAAGCAATGGTCTCGCCGGCGCGCCATCGATTACTCGCTGGAGAACTCGCCCCAAGCGGAATACGAAGTCGCCAATGAAGTCGACCGGTACATCGCTCAACCGGGTCAAGCCTTGGCGTACAAAGTCGGCCAATTGAAGATTCGCGAATTGCGGCGCCGGGCGGAGCGCACATTGGGCGATCGCTTCGATGTGCGCGAATTCCATGACGCGGTGTTGCTCGGCGGGCCAATGCCATTGGACATTTTGGAGCGTCGAATCGTTGCCTGGATACAGGAGGCGGGTCACGATTGA
- a CDS encoding SDR family oxidoreductase: MKALSNKVAIVTGASSGIGYATSKLFAREGAKVVVGARRKAELDALVADIEASGGQAAALAGDVADEAYARALVDLAVSRFGGLDVALNNAGTTGEMGPTPDVSVAGWRHTIETNLTSAFLGAKYQLPAMLERGGGSLIFTSTFVGYTVGIPGAAGYAASKAGVIGLTQALAAEFGPRRVRVNALLPGGTDTPMAREMNATEDAWNFVIGLHALKRTATPDEIAQSALYLASDASSFVTGTALLVDGGVSINRT, translated from the coding sequence ATGAAAGCTCTCTCCAACAAGGTAGCGATCGTTACCGGTGCAAGCTCTGGAATCGGATATGCCACATCGAAGTTGTTCGCACGCGAAGGTGCCAAGGTCGTCGTCGGCGCTCGCCGCAAAGCGGAGCTCGATGCGTTGGTCGCCGACATCGAAGCATCGGGCGGCCAAGCTGCGGCCCTGGCGGGCGACGTCGCCGACGAAGCGTATGCGCGCGCCTTGGTCGATCTGGCGGTGAGCCGCTTCGGCGGGCTCGATGTGGCCCTGAACAACGCCGGGACCACCGGCGAAATGGGCCCGACCCCCGACGTTTCGGTGGCGGGATGGCGGCACACCATCGAGACGAATCTGACCAGCGCGTTCCTCGGCGCGAAGTACCAACTTCCGGCCATGCTCGAGCGCGGAGGGGGCTCGCTGATCTTCACATCGACCTTCGTCGGCTACACCGTCGGCATCCCCGGGGCCGCGGGTTACGCGGCGAGCAAGGCGGGCGTGATCGGTCTGACGCAGGCCCTCGCGGCCGAATTCGGGCCACGGCGGGTGCGCGTAAATGCGCTTTTGCCAGGCGGCACCGACACACCGATGGCGCGCGAGATGAACGCCACCGAGGACGCATGGAACTTCGTCATCGGCCTTCACGCCCTGAAGCGCACCGCAACGCCGGACGAGATCGCGCAATCCGCGCTCTACCTGGCGTCCGATGCGTCATCCTTCGTGACGGGCACGGCCTTGTTGGTGGACGGAGGCGTCTCGATCAATCGAACGTGA
- a CDS encoding HEAT repeat domain-containing protein, whose amino-acid sequence MTTTDAGWTIEELLQTCIAEALRGANDGEPYWQSVRELQARDPDEVWRHLEPISQHEHARVRAIVPDVLRFLGQGSRPRLHDTVALFESMLRAAPAPELVASIGLALGELGVAEGVALMQPFAQHPDADVRFAVVSACLGQREPAAIETLIALSADTEDHVRDWATFGLGTQVGPTEEGDENAVDTQALRDALAARLEDSHVNTRSEAIVGLAARRDPRVLPILQREIDRGPELSLILEAARWMASPSLYEGLKRLEAHEDPERRKFWLDHGLADAIAACGRGRSV is encoded by the coding sequence GTGACGACAACCGACGCAGGGTGGACCATCGAGGAGCTGCTGCAAACGTGCATCGCGGAGGCACTCCGCGGTGCGAATGACGGGGAGCCGTATTGGCAATCGGTGCGCGAGCTGCAGGCGCGCGACCCCGATGAAGTGTGGAGACATCTGGAGCCAATAAGCCAACACGAGCATGCGCGCGTGCGCGCCATCGTTCCCGACGTATTGCGATTTTTGGGACAGGGAAGCCGTCCTCGCTTGCACGACACCGTTGCACTTTTCGAGAGCATGCTTCGCGCTGCCCCCGCGCCCGAACTCGTGGCGTCGATCGGACTTGCGCTCGGGGAACTCGGGGTTGCCGAAGGCGTCGCGTTGATGCAGCCGTTTGCGCAACACCCCGATGCGGACGTGCGCTTTGCCGTGGTGAGTGCATGCCTCGGTCAGAGGGAGCCGGCGGCCATCGAGACGCTCATCGCACTCTCCGCGGACACCGAGGACCATGTTCGCGATTGGGCCACGTTCGGCTTGGGAACGCAGGTCGGCCCCACCGAAGAGGGCGACGAGAACGCGGTCGACACGCAGGCACTGCGCGATGCACTCGCCGCACGGCTCGAGGATTCTCACGTCAACACGCGCTCCGAGGCCATCGTCGGGCTCGCCGCGCGGCGCGATCCCCGCGTTTTGCCCATCTTGCAGCGCGAAATCGATCGCGGTCCCGAGCTGTCCTTGATCCTCGAGGCCGCGCGCTGGATGGCGTCGCCCTCGCTTTACGAAGGACTGAAACGGCTCGAGGCGCACGAAGATCCCGAACGGCGCAAGTTCTGGCTCGACCACGGCCTCGCGGACGCGATCGCTGCATGCGGCCGAGGACGCTCCGTGTAG
- a CDS encoding alpha/beta hydrolase encodes MKCVKYGLAAGAMAVGLVMGCSDDDSAPAKPPAATTDAGDMSKPDAGAPGTRAWYQFGFKDEVLDQIVLFYLGHVWDQSADAGEVLETVGRVNESDPASWAREWRKTAERLGTLAQESERTGHPLSAAQAYLRSATYYRAALHHHMEPLAAEVRELAQREVDSFGKYLALSKSPCEAVRIPYENTTLPGYFCKSPSATTKAPVLLFQEGRDGWAEDGMFVVGEAMKRGYHVLMFDGPGMGQVLRLQNLPFRADWENVVTPVVNYAVGRAEVDPARIGLMSFSMGGYMGPRAATKEHRLKALVANPGVIDWSAIMEGYLQQVDPNLLTLVDTDEAAFNAKIDALMQNDAFMRWGLNDFMWHHGVNTPATLIKELRKYKLGDAVKDIQANTLVVDADAETYGQSQALFDALQSKKQYLKFTEAETAQFHCQPGASAIATHRLLEWLEGAL; translated from the coding sequence ATGAAGTGCGTGAAGTATGGTTTGGCCGCGGGCGCGATGGCCGTGGGCCTCGTCATGGGATGCAGCGACGACGATTCGGCACCGGCGAAACCGCCGGCGGCCACCACCGACGCGGGGGACATGTCAAAGCCGGATGCAGGCGCGCCGGGCACGCGCGCGTGGTACCAATTTGGATTCAAGGACGAGGTCCTCGACCAAATCGTGCTCTTTTATCTCGGGCACGTCTGGGATCAATCGGCCGATGCCGGCGAGGTGCTGGAAACGGTGGGGCGGGTCAATGAATCGGATCCCGCAAGCTGGGCGCGGGAATGGCGCAAAACCGCGGAGCGGCTTGGCACGCTGGCGCAGGAAAGCGAGCGCACCGGGCATCCTCTTTCGGCGGCGCAGGCGTATTTGCGCTCGGCCACGTATTACCGTGCAGCGCTGCACCATCACATGGAGCCATTGGCTGCCGAGGTCCGCGAGCTGGCCCAACGCGAGGTCGATTCTTTTGGCAAATACCTCGCTCTTTCGAAATCGCCGTGCGAGGCCGTCCGAATTCCCTACGAGAATACGACGTTGCCTGGATACTTCTGCAAATCGCCCTCGGCGACGACGAAAGCGCCGGTCCTCTTGTTCCAGGAAGGGCGCGACGGGTGGGCGGAAGACGGCATGTTCGTGGTCGGCGAGGCCATGAAGCGCGGCTACCACGTGCTCATGTTCGATGGGCCAGGCATGGGGCAAGTGCTTCGTTTGCAGAACCTTCCTTTCCGGGCCGATTGGGAAAATGTGGTGACGCCCGTCGTGAATTACGCCGTCGGTCGCGCCGAGGTCGATCCGGCGAGAATCGGGCTCATGTCGTTCAGCATGGGCGGCTACATGGGCCCGCGCGCGGCGACCAAGGAGCATCGCTTGAAGGCGCTGGTGGCGAATCCGGGCGTCATCGATTGGAGCGCCATCATGGAAGGGTATCTCCAGCAGGTGGACCCCAATCTTTTGACCCTGGTCGACACGGACGAAGCGGCCTTCAATGCGAAAATCGATGCATTGATGCAGAATGACGCGTTCATGCGCTGGGGCCTGAACGACTTCATGTGGCATCACGGTGTGAATACGCCGGCCACATTGATCAAAGAGCTGCGCAAATACAAACTGGGCGATGCCGTGAAGGACATTCAGGCCAATACCCTGGTCGTCGATGCCGATGCTGAAACGTATGGCCAGTCGCAGGCGCTTTTCGACGCGCTTCAATCGAAAAAGCAATACCTCAAGTTCACCGAGGCGGAGACGGCTCAGTTTCATTGCCAGCCGGGCGCTTCGGCCATCGCCACACACCGCCTTTTGGAGTGGCTCGAAGGCGCACTCTAA
- a CDS encoding lysozyme yields the protein MSAKIGMGCIVLGGAVLLGTWGCAADTEVGGGESTSESPLALGEDHAAGSQIRLHEGRPLSESEEEASLLATVPGHDVSSHQGNVNWSTVAANGAKFVYIKATEGTSYTNPYFTQQYNGSYNAGLIRGAYHFATPNSSSGTAQANYFVDHGGGWSADGKTLPPAVDLEYNPYSGGSCYGLSTSAMVTWIRDFSNRVKARTGRNPTFYTSRAWWNLCTGSNASFGANPLWIANWSSTVGTLPAGWSKHTIWQWDDSGTFPGDQNRYNGTLDQLKAFAKNAP from the coding sequence ATGAGTGCGAAAATCGGAATGGGATGCATCGTCCTTGGTGGTGCAGTCCTACTTGGGACATGGGGCTGTGCAGCCGATACGGAGGTTGGGGGCGGGGAGTCGACGTCGGAATCGCCGTTGGCCCTCGGGGAGGATCATGCAGCCGGTTCGCAGATCCGGCTGCATGAGGGGCGGCCCCTTTCGGAGTCCGAGGAAGAGGCGTCGCTCCTGGCGACGGTGCCCGGCCATGACGTGAGCAGCCATCAAGGCAATGTGAACTGGTCCACCGTCGCGGCCAATGGGGCGAAGTTCGTCTACATCAAAGCGACGGAGGGGACGAGCTATACGAATCCGTATTTCACTCAGCAATACAATGGTTCGTACAATGCGGGCTTGATCCGGGGCGCGTACCACTTCGCAACGCCGAATAGCTCGAGCGGCACCGCGCAGGCGAATTACTTCGTCGACCACGGCGGAGGGTGGTCGGCCGATGGCAAGACGCTGCCGCCCGCGGTGGACTTGGAATACAATCCGTATTCAGGCGGGAGCTGCTATGGCCTGAGCACCAGCGCCATGGTGACGTGGATTCGCGATTTCAGCAATCGCGTCAAAGCGCGCACCGGCCGCAATCCCACGTTCTACACCAGCAGGGCGTGGTGGAACCTCTGCACCGGCAGCAATGCGAGCTTCGGCGCCAATCCGCTCTGGATTGCCAATTGGTCCTCCACCGTGGGGACACTTCCCGCCGGTTGGAGCAAGCACACCATTTGGCAATGGGACGACTCGGGCACCTTTCCCGGCGATCAAAACCGGTACAACGGCACGCTCGATCAGCTGAAAGCTTTTGCCAAGAACGCCCCCTAA
- a CDS encoding aminotransferase class V-fold PLP-dependent enzyme, whose product MMDFEQERERFPVLRDRTYFAASTLGPYPREMLADFYAYGRTLRHRSRCLPEWIDRWNEMRTYTETLLGAPAGSVFLCDTATTAQATLAASIEPVGSRRRIVVGSADFHSTRYLWHARAAAGFEIVEIPTGMDGYIDIETWLGVLDERVRIVSFSLVSPRTGALLDAAAICRAARRVNAVVVLDVYQALGIVPVRVHELGAHAIVGGFHKWMGGGGMGLAFGYVEPSLCDELVPTYPGWLGHRQPFDVRHAFEPAQGAQKFQRGAPAMEPIYTSRAGIRWVMDTGIDAIRARSLLLTDRLIQCARERDLVVTTPVAKSRRGGMVCLDVRNASALAAKLGARGIDVDARPNAGLRLAPHPCIREDECDAVIDALYAEIRGLRG is encoded by the coding sequence ATGATGGACTTCGAGCAGGAGCGGGAGCGCTTTCCGGTCCTCCGCGACCGCACCTACTTCGCCGCGTCGACGCTGGGGCCTTACCCGCGCGAGATGCTGGCCGACTTCTACGCCTACGGGCGAACCCTCCGACACCGATCGCGGTGCCTTCCCGAATGGATCGATCGCTGGAACGAGATGCGCACGTACACCGAGACGCTCCTCGGCGCGCCCGCAGGCTCGGTATTTCTATGTGACACGGCCACGACGGCCCAAGCCACGTTGGCAGCATCGATCGAGCCGGTGGGATCGCGGCGCCGCATCGTCGTCGGTTCGGCCGATTTCCACTCTACGCGCTACCTCTGGCATGCACGCGCCGCGGCCGGTTTCGAAATCGTCGAAATCCCCACCGGCATGGATGGCTACATCGATATCGAGACCTGGCTCGGTGTTCTCGACGAGCGCGTGCGCATCGTGTCGTTCTCCCTCGTCTCACCGCGCACCGGTGCCCTCCTCGACGCTGCGGCCATCTGCCGCGCCGCGCGACGCGTGAATGCCGTGGTCGTACTCGACGTGTACCAGGCGCTCGGCATCGTGCCCGTTCGGGTGCACGAGCTGGGGGCGCACGCCATCGTCGGCGGCTTTCACAAATGGATGGGCGGCGGCGGAATGGGGCTCGCCTTCGGCTACGTCGAGCCAAGCCTATGCGACGAGCTCGTGCCGACGTACCCGGGTTGGCTCGGCCATCGGCAGCCTTTCGACGTGCGCCACGCTTTCGAACCGGCGCAGGGCGCGCAAAAGTTCCAACGGGGTGCACCGGCCATGGAGCCGATCTACACGTCGCGCGCGGGCATCCGCTGGGTGATGGACACCGGCATCGATGCCATTCGCGCGCGAAGCCTGCTGCTGACGGATCGGCTCATTCAGTGCGCCCGCGAGCGCGACTTGGTCGTCACCACGCCGGTCGCAAAAAGCCGGCGCGGTGGCATGGTCTGCCTCGACGTACGCAACGCAAGCGCCCTCGCCGCCAAACTTGGAGCGCGAGGCATCGACGTGGATGCGCGGCCCAACGCGGGCCTTCGCCTCGCGCCGCACCCGTGCATCCGCGAGGACGAGTGCGACGCGGTCATCGACGCGCTCTATGCGGAGATTCGAGGGCTTAGGGGTTAG
- a CDS encoding iron-containing redox enzyme family protein, translating into MQSGRASNERSLHAYGRDQLQRLWRATHRSDAPDRVLQVFDALLPINAVPKGWDSFVSDDHSPYEFSLLLGGAQPEIRVLAEPLPPRDPTTRLTMGHLLECGLAAAETLRRDFGADLSRFQAVADLFLPKHGAHGSFLVWFAASFDAQGTPSFKAYFNPQVHGPHEAPRLVEEMLHRLGFPGAWSTVVRAMPRGPYLDELRFVSLDLVAGHEARVKVYGFHRQGTLHDLVRVAGAVPNATPELVESFCGMLSGGHGILSERAPASCLAFVGGHAVPRTVTSYIPIRAFAGDDADARARLVRAMSALGMAPAPFESALESLATRPLDAGSGLIAWAGLRTGRAPRVNVYFAPTALGDAVRHPTVAPSADSDCPSVVIRHCEGAPITTHPLLQRIQREPHDLRKLALLMLNVRRAITRDFARRLARIVATVEEDGIRSILVKQLNDELGDGDPTRLHKDLFERFIIGLMPWLPSPITDEVLAPGAAFARVQDELYCERSPYEGLGAALIMEVYGKQFDLFVGEQFRRASDPLPPDVLEWLTLHEALELEHVDEATVLARFIPAGRKSRLAARGARELADAAWAFLDGTYHVCYP; encoded by the coding sequence ATGCAATCGGGACGCGCATCGAACGAACGCTCGTTGCATGCGTATGGCCGGGATCAGCTTCAACGATTGTGGCGAGCGACCCATCGAAGCGACGCCCCCGACCGCGTTTTGCAGGTATTCGATGCGCTCTTGCCGATAAACGCGGTCCCCAAGGGATGGGACTCCTTCGTTTCCGATGACCATAGCCCTTATGAATTTTCCCTGCTCCTCGGTGGGGCCCAGCCCGAGATTCGCGTTCTCGCGGAGCCCTTGCCCCCGCGGGATCCGACAACGCGGTTGACGATGGGCCACCTGCTCGAGTGCGGGCTCGCCGCCGCCGAGACCCTGCGTCGTGATTTCGGGGCCGATCTCTCGCGTTTCCAGGCCGTGGCCGACTTGTTCCTACCGAAACACGGTGCCCACGGCTCCTTCCTCGTCTGGTTCGCCGCAAGCTTCGACGCCCAGGGGACGCCGTCTTTCAAGGCCTATTTCAACCCGCAGGTGCACGGCCCGCACGAAGCACCGCGCTTGGTCGAGGAGATGCTCCATCGGCTCGGGTTTCCCGGAGCATGGTCGACCGTCGTGCGCGCGATGCCGCGTGGGCCCTACCTCGACGAGCTGCGATTCGTCTCACTCGACCTCGTCGCCGGCCACGAAGCGCGGGTCAAAGTTTACGGGTTCCACCGGCAGGGCACCCTCCACGATTTGGTGCGCGTCGCCGGCGCGGTTCCGAATGCCACCCCCGAGCTCGTCGAATCCTTCTGCGGAATGCTGAGCGGAGGCCATGGCATCCTGTCCGAGCGCGCCCCCGCGAGTTGCCTCGCCTTCGTCGGCGGCCACGCCGTTCCGCGAACCGTCACCAGCTATATCCCGATTCGCGCCTTCGCAGGCGACGACGCCGATGCACGCGCGCGCCTGGTTCGGGCCATGAGCGCCCTCGGCATGGCCCCGGCGCCGTTCGAAAGCGCTCTCGAATCCCTGGCCACCCGCCCACTCGATGCCGGCAGCGGCCTGATCGCTTGGGCGGGCCTTCGCACGGGCCGGGCCCCGCGCGTGAACGTCTACTTCGCGCCCACCGCCCTGGGGGATGCCGTCCGCCATCCAACCGTGGCACCGAGCGCGGACTCGGATTGTCCCTCGGTCGTGATCCGACACTGCGAGGGCGCGCCCATCACGACGCATCCCCTTTTGCAACGCATCCAGCGAGAACCGCACGATCTTCGCAAGCTCGCCCTCCTCATGCTCAACGTGCGCCGTGCGATCACGCGCGACTTCGCACGGCGGCTCGCACGGATCGTCGCCACCGTGGAAGAAGATGGCATTCGCTCGATCTTGGTCAAGCAATTGAACGACGAGCTGGGCGATGGCGATCCCACGCGTTTGCACAAAGACCTCTTCGAGCGATTCATCATCGGACTGATGCCTTGGCTGCCGTCCCCCATCACCGACGAAGTCCTCGCCCCCGGCGCGGCGTTCGCGCGCGTGCAAGATGAACTCTATTGCGAGCGCAGTCCGTACGAGGGGCTTGGCGCGGCCCTCATCATGGAAGTCTACGGCAAACAGTTCGACCTTTTCGTCGGCGAGCAATTCCGCCGCGCCTCCGATCCCTTGCCGCCGGACGTTCTGGAGTGGCTCACCCTTCACGAAGCTCTTGAGCTGGAACACGTCGACGAAGCCACCGTCCTCGCCCGATTCATCCCCGCGGGCCGCAAGTCCCGGCTCGCCGCGCGCGGCGCACGCGAATTGGCCGATGCCGCGTGGGCCTTTCTCGATGGCACCTATCACGTCTGCTATCCATGA